One stretch of Arachis hypogaea cultivar Tifrunner chromosome 20, arahy.Tifrunner.gnm2.J5K5, whole genome shotgun sequence DNA includes these proteins:
- the LOC112785721 gene encoding uncharacterized protein, translated as MLKFLGSYNERVKKNVLENAPKNAKYTSNDVQKEILHILATKVRNSIREEIGDAKFCIIVDESRDESKKEKMAIVLRFVTLDGFVKERFFDLVHVTDTCATTLKKELISVLSHYNLQVENIRGQGYDGASNMRGEWNGLQALFLKDSPQAYYVHYFAHRLQLALVTASREVLQIHEFFTQLNSIVTIVSASSKRHDQLQEVQAIENANLVAQNELETGKCANQISTLQRAGDTRWSSHFNSICSLVKMFTATNIVLNNIIEDGKTYAQRGEAYGVSKILLSFEFVFTLHLMKEIMGITNVLCQALQQQSQDILNAMHIVSTSKLLLQ; from the coding sequence ATGTTGAAATTTTTGGGATCTTACAATGAAAGAGTGAAAAAGAATGTTTTGGAAAATGCTCCAAAAAATGCTAAGTATACTTCAAATGATGTCCAAAAAGAAATTCTACATATTCTTGCTACTAAGGTGAGAAATTCAATTAGAGAAGAGATTGGAGATGCcaaattttgtattattgttgATGAATCTAGAGATGAATCTAAAAAGGAGAAAATGGCCATTGTTTTAAGATTTGTTACTCTAGATGGTTTTGTTAAAGAGAGATTTTTTGATCTTGTGCATGTCACTGATACTTGTGCAACAACTTTAAAGAAAGAATTGATTTCTGTCCTTTCTCATTATAATCTCCAAGTTGAAAATATTAGGGGTCAAGGGTATGATGGTGCTAGCAACATGCGGGGTGAGTGGAATGGTTTGCAAGCTTTGTTTCTTAAAGATTCTCCACAAGCATACTATGTGCATTATTTTGCTCATAGGTTACAATTAGCATTGGTGACAGCTTCAAGAGAGGtacttcaaattcatgaattttttactCAATTAAACTCTATTGTCACTATTGTTAGTGCTTCTTCAAAAAGACATGATCAATTACAAGAAGTTCAAGCAATTGAAAATGCAAACTTGGTTGCTCAAAATGAATTAGAAACAGGCAAATGTGCGAATCAAATAAGCACTTTACAAAGAGCTGGGGATACTCGATGGAGctctcactttaattctatttgcagTTTAGTAAAAATGTTTACTGCTACCAATATTGTTCTGAATAATATCATTGAAGACGGGAAAACTTATGCACAAAGAGGTGAGGCTTATggtgttagtaaaatattattgtcatttgaatttgttttcacTTTGCACTTGATGAAAGAGATTATGGGAATCACTAATGTTCTTTGCCAAGCACTGCAACAACAATCTCAAGATATTCTTAATGCAATGCATATTGTTTCTACATCAAAGTTACTTCTTCAATAA